In one window of Romboutsia hominis DNA:
- a CDS encoding ribonuclease J has translation MNKDSIKVIPLGGLGEIGKNITAIEYNNEIIIIDCGISFPDEDMYGVDLVIPDIRYLLDKKDKVKGMFLTHGHEDHIGAIPYILKQLNIPVYGTKLTIGLVENKLKEHDLLNHVDLNPVKAGQSIKLENMKIEFIRMTHSIADACGLAIHTPLGIILHTGDFKIDYTPIDGRMTDLNRIATLGKKGVLLLMADSTNVERSGHSISEKTIGETLNRIFTNAKGRIIVATFASNIHRMQQIVNASVMQNRKVVFSGRSMENISQVAMELGYLHIPTEYIVDIDDISKYPNNEITIITTGSQGEPMAGLSRIAYGSHRKIIIEPDDFFIISASPIPGNDKLVSRVINQLFKKGVDVIYEDLEEIHVSGHAYQEELKLIHSLVKPKYFMPVHGEYRHLKHHKDLAIKLGMKPQNVFTLETGQVLEITNEGVNANKRVHTGVIFVDGLGVGDVGNIVLRDRRDLAKDGMVTIVVAINRDSYSIVAGPDVITRGFIYAREAEDLINKIKEVSKEEIEKCLEQEILEWQILKTNIKRSIEQLLYHKTKRRPIVFPIIMEV, from the coding sequence ATGAATAAGGATAGCATAAAAGTTATTCCACTTGGAGGTCTTGGAGAAATAGGAAAAAATATAACTGCGATAGAGTATAATAATGAAATAATCATTATTGATTGTGGGATATCTTTTCCGGATGAAGATATGTATGGAGTAGATTTAGTTATACCAGATATACGATATCTGTTAGATAAAAAAGATAAAGTAAAGGGAATGTTTTTAACACATGGACACGAAGACCATATAGGAGCTATACCATATATATTAAAACAGTTAAATATACCAGTATACGGAACGAAACTTACAATAGGACTAGTAGAGAATAAGTTAAAGGAACATGATTTGTTAAATCATGTAGATTTAAACCCTGTAAAAGCTGGTCAAAGTATAAAATTAGAAAATATGAAAATAGAATTTATCAGGATGACTCATAGTATAGCCGATGCGTGTGGATTAGCCATACACACACCTTTAGGTATAATACTTCATACAGGAGACTTTAAGATAGATTACACTCCTATAGATGGGCGAATGACAGATTTAAACAGAATAGCTACACTGGGCAAAAAAGGTGTACTACTTTTAATGGCAGATAGCACAAATGTTGAAAGAAGTGGACATTCTATATCTGAAAAAACTATAGGAGAAACATTAAATAGAATTTTTACAAATGCTAAAGGAAGAATAATTGTAGCTACATTTGCTTCTAATATTCATAGAATGCAACAGATAGTAAATGCATCTGTAATGCAAAATCGTAAAGTAGTATTTAGTGGGAGAAGTATGGAAAATATATCTCAAGTAGCTATGGAACTAGGATATTTGCATATACCTACAGAATACATAGTAGATATAGATGATATAAGTAAGTATCCAAATAATGAAATAACTATAATAACAACAGGAAGCCAGGGAGAACCAATGGCGGGTCTTTCTAGAATAGCTTATGGATCACATAGAAAGATAATTATAGAACCAGACGACTTTTTTATAATATCTGCATCACCTATACCTGGTAATGATAAGTTAGTTTCTAGGGTTATAAACCAATTATTTAAAAAAGGTGTAGATGTTATATATGAGGATTTAGAAGAAATCCATGTGTCAGGACATGCCTATCAAGAGGAGTTAAAGCTTATTCATAGCTTAGTTAAGCCTAAGTACTTTATGCCAGTACACGGAGAATATAGACACTTAAAACATCATAAAGATTTGGCTATAAAGTTAGGAATGAAGCCTCAAAATGTATTTACCTTAGAAACTGGACAAGTGTTAGAAATAACTAATGAAGGGGTAAATGCAAATAAAAGAGTTCATACAGGGGTTATATTTGTAGATGGTTTAGGAGTTGGTGATGTAGGAAATATTGTACTTAGAGATAGAAGAGATTTAGCTAAAGATGGAATGGTAACTATTGTAGTTGCTATAAATAGAGATAGTTATAGTATAGTAGCAGGTCCAGACGTAATAACTAGAGGATTTATATACGCTAGAGAAGCAGAGGATTTAATAAATAAAATAAAGGAGGTATCAAAAGAAGAGATAGAAAAATGCCTAGAACAAGAAATATTGGAGTGGCAAATACTAAAAACAAATATTAAAAGATCCATAGAACAATTGCTATACCATAAAACTAAAAGAAGACCTATTGTTTTCCCTATAATAATGGAAGTATAG
- a CDS encoding BMP family lipoprotein — MTFKKLVSLATVTVLSASLLVGCSGGESEKKDDGKLKIAMVTDVAGVNDQSFNQSAWEGLEKAKKDLGVDVTYLESKQDSDYASNIETLVDQDTDLILGVGMKLAPAIEEAAKMYPDQKFALIDETYKEVPKNVEAVQFNSEQSAYLAGIVAGKMTKTNNVGFIGGMELPVIEAFQYGYMAGVKATNPEAKIQVQYANSFTDQAKGKAIAKQMYSQGADIIFTAGGDVGTGAIEAAKEEGKYAIGVDRDQSSLAPKNVLTSAIKRVDVGVYDVVEKLKEDKFEGGTTTIYGLKEGAVGLPESTKNLVPQDVMDYVNQQIEKFEKGELKAPKNEKEYNEMVNQ, encoded by the coding sequence ATGACATTTAAAAAGTTAGTATCATTAGCAACTGTAACTGTATTATCAGCATCATTATTAGTAGGATGTTCAGGCGGAGAAAGTGAAAAGAAAGATGATGGTAAATTAAAAATAGCTATGGTAACAGATGTAGCAGGAGTAAATGATCAATCATTTAATCAATCTGCATGGGAAGGTCTAGAGAAGGCAAAAAAAGATTTAGGAGTAGATGTTACATACTTAGAATCAAAGCAAGATTCAGACTATGCAAGTAACATAGAAACTTTAGTAGACCAAGATACAGATTTAATACTAGGGGTAGGTATGAAATTAGCACCAGCTATAGAAGAAGCAGCTAAAATGTATCCAGACCAAAAGTTTGCTTTAATAGATGAAACATATAAAGAAGTACCTAAAAATGTAGAAGCAGTGCAATTTAACTCAGAACAATCTGCATATTTAGCAGGTATAGTTGCTGGTAAAATGACTAAGACTAATAACGTAGGATTTATAGGTGGTATGGAGTTACCAGTTATAGAAGCATTCCAATATGGATATATGGCAGGGGTAAAAGCTACAAATCCAGAAGCTAAAATACAAGTTCAATATGCAAACTCATTTACAGACCAAGCAAAAGGTAAGGCTATAGCTAAGCAAATGTATTCTCAAGGTGCTGATATAATATTCACTGCAGGTGGAGATGTTGGTACTGGAGCTATAGAAGCTGCCAAGGAAGAAGGTAAATATGCTATAGGTGTTGATAGAGATCAAAGTTCTCTAGCGCCTAAAAATGTATTAACTTCAGCTATAAAAAGGGTTGACGTTGGTGTATATGATGTAGTCGAGAAGTTAAAAGAAGATAAGTTTGAAGGTGGAACAACAACAATATATGGCCTAAAAGAAGGTGCTGTTGGATTACCTGAAAGTACTAAAAACTTAGTACCACAAGATGTAATGGATTATGTAAATCAACAAATTGAAAAGTTTGAAAAAGGTGAATTAAAAGCACCTAAAAATGAAAAAGAATATAATGAAATGGTAAATCAATAG
- the feoB gene encoding ferrous iron transport protein B — translation MGLTHDSTKAKSLKDMFDIERKPNQYVIALAGNPNTGKSTVFNTLTGLKQHTGNWPGKTVCTARGDFKYNNKEYALVDLPGTYSLFAASQEEMVARDFACFGNPDAVIVVADATSLERNFNLVFQIMELTDKVILCINLIDEAEKKGISINKDKIEKYLGIPVVLTSARNKKGIDELLCTLDKVVLNQYEYNNKIIKYNKEIESYVSIIEKDLKEYIPFIKSRWLALRLIDGDNSIYKSMNDYVDGDCNKSIDLIKSKLPLNIDKKSIRDSISKTNYEYASELYNLSINIKSDIKYKRDDKIDKIITSKVFGIPLMLLCLAFILWLTIQGANYPSQMISNVLFGIEPHIYNFLETIHLPVWLNEMLTFGMYRTLAWVVSVMLPPMAIFFPLFTLLEDFGYLPRVAFNLDHLFKKACCHGKQCLTMCMGFGCNAAGVIGCRIIDSPRERLIAILTNNFVPCNGRFPTLIAVATIFFSSAIASSTSTSIVTALCIALIVVFGILITLLVSYGLSKTLLKGVPSTFTLELPPYRTPQVGRVLYTSIIDRTLFVLYRAIIVAIPAGIVTWVFANIYIGDMSILVHVANFLDPIAKFIGLDGFILLAFILGLPANEIVIPVLLMSYLATGSMIELDELSALGTVLRDNGWTYLTALNVMLFSLLHWPCATTLITIKKETGSAKWTLIGFLLPTVIAFTICFMTTCLFNILGLA, via the coding sequence ATGGGTTTAACTCATGACTCTACAAAAGCAAAATCCTTAAAAGATATGTTTGACATTGAAAGAAAGCCCAACCAGTATGTCATTGCCTTAGCTGGTAACCCTAACACTGGTAAAAGTACTGTTTTTAATACTTTAACCGGCTTAAAGCAACATACTGGCAATTGGCCTGGTAAAACAGTTTGCACTGCTCGTGGGGATTTTAAATACAATAATAAAGAATATGCTTTAGTAGATTTACCAGGTACTTACTCTCTATTTGCTGCATCACAGGAAGAAATGGTGGCTAGGGATTTTGCTTGTTTTGGAAATCCAGACGCAGTTATTGTTGTTGCTGATGCTACATCTTTAGAAAGAAATTTCAATCTAGTTTTTCAAATTATGGAATTAACTGATAAAGTTATACTTTGCATAAATCTAATTGATGAAGCTGAGAAAAAAGGTATTTCTATTAATAAGGACAAAATAGAAAAATATCTAGGAATACCTGTTGTTTTGACATCAGCTAGAAATAAAAAAGGAATTGATGAACTTTTATGTACTTTAGATAAAGTAGTATTAAATCAATACGAGTATAATAATAAAATTATAAAATATAATAAAGAAATTGAGAGTTATGTAAGTATTATAGAAAAAGACTTAAAAGAATATATTCCTTTTATAAAATCTAGATGGCTTGCTTTAAGGCTTATTGATGGAGATAATAGTATTTATAAATCTATGAATGACTATGTAGATGGTGACTGTAACAAATCAATTGATTTAATTAAATCAAAACTTCCACTAAATATAGATAAAAAATCAATAAGAGATAGTATAAGTAAGACTAATTATGAATATGCTTCTGAACTATATAATTTATCTATAAATATAAAAAGTGATATAAAGTACAAGAGAGATGATAAAATAGATAAGATTATTACATCTAAAGTATTTGGAATTCCTTTAATGCTATTGTGTCTTGCTTTTATACTTTGGTTAACTATACAAGGTGCAAACTATCCTTCACAGATGATATCTAATGTACTTTTTGGTATAGAACCACATATATATAATTTTTTAGAAACTATACATCTACCTGTTTGGTTAAATGAAATGCTTACTTTTGGTATGTATAGAACTCTGGCTTGGGTTGTTTCTGTAATGTTGCCACCTATGGCAATATTTTTCCCACTATTTACTTTACTTGAGGATTTTGGGTATCTTCCTAGAGTTGCATTTAACTTAGATCATTTATTTAAAAAAGCATGTTGTCATGGTAAACAATGTCTTACTATGTGTATGGGATTTGGTTGTAATGCTGCTGGTGTTATAGGTTGTAGAATAATTGATTCTCCAAGAGAAAGACTAATTGCAATACTTACCAATAACTTTGTTCCTTGTAATGGTAGATTTCCAACTTTGATTGCTGTAGCTACAATATTTTTCTCTTCAGCCATTGCAAGTTCCACTTCTACAAGTATAGTAACTGCTCTTTGCATTGCTTTGATAGTAGTATTTGGTATATTAATAACACTTTTAGTCTCTTATGGGTTGTCAAAGACACTATTAAAAGGAGTTCCTTCTACTTTTACACTAGAGCTTCCACCATACAGAACTCCTCAAGTAGGAAGAGTTTTATATACATCTATTATTGATAGAACTTTATTTGTCTTATACAGAGCAATTATAGTTGCCATACCTGCTGGTATTGTGACATGGGTATTTGCTAATATTTATATAGGAGACATGAGTATTCTAGTTCATGTAGCAAATTTCCTTGATCCAATAGCTAAATTTATAGGTCTTGATGGATTTATTCTTTTGGCCTTTATACTTGGTTTACCTGCAAATGAAATAGTCATACCAGTTTTACTAATGTCTTATTTGGCTACAGGTTCAATGATTGAATTAGATGAACTTTCAGCTTTAGGAACAGTTTTAAGAGATAATGGATGGACTTATCTAACAGCACTTAATGTTATGTTATTTAGCTTACTTCATTGGCCTTGTGCTACTACCTTAATTACTATAAAAAAGGAAACAGGTAGTGCTAAATGGACTTTAATCGGATTTTTACTACCTACTGTAATAGCATTTACAATTTGCTTTATGACAACTTGTTTATTTAACATATTAGGCTTAGCTTAA
- a CDS encoding M20 metallopeptidase family protein, with protein sequence MYTEYIKRRIKDIEPWLIEVRREFHKYPELSLNEYNTKNRILNYLKEMNIEYTEFEKHNGVMAYIIKPENKITIGIRADMDALPINEENEINYKSKNKGVMHACGHDAHIAMLLGACKILNDMKDKLHVNVKFLFQPAEETVGGAKFLVEDRCMKNPDVNYMFGLHVMPYLETGYIETKYNILNASTDSLKIIIKGKKSHGAYPESGKDAIVVASSIILALQSIVSRNISPLDSAVLTIGKIMGGEAQNIICEEVSMNGILRTINKNTRKEMIKRIENIVSDICRAFDCKGEVLWGSDGYPPVVNDDYLVDIVAESTEKLFGKDRFILKEKPSLGGEDFSYYLEECKGVFYHIGCRNSNQEVTQLHTSTFNIDERCLEVGTLMHIANVLYFNKN encoded by the coding sequence ATGTATACTGAATATATTAAAAGAAGGATAAAAGATATAGAGCCTTGGTTAATAGAGGTGAGGAGAGAATTTCACAAGTATCCAGAATTATCATTAAATGAATATAATACTAAAAATAGAATATTAAATTACTTAAAAGAAATGAATATAGAGTATACAGAATTTGAAAAACACAACGGAGTTATGGCTTACATTATAAAACCAGAAAATAAGATAACTATAGGAATTAGAGCTGACATGGATGCGTTACCAATAAATGAAGAAAACGAAATTAATTATAAATCAAAAAATAAAGGTGTAATGCATGCTTGCGGACATGATGCTCATATAGCTATGCTACTTGGAGCATGTAAGATTTTAAATGATATGAAAGATAAGTTACATGTAAATGTAAAATTTCTATTTCAACCAGCAGAGGAAACAGTAGGAGGAGCAAAATTTTTAGTAGAAGATAGATGTATGAAAAATCCAGATGTAAATTATATGTTTGGATTACATGTAATGCCATATTTAGAGACTGGATATATAGAGACAAAATATAATATATTAAATGCAAGCACTGATAGTTTAAAAATTATTATAAAAGGTAAAAAATCTCATGGAGCATACCCAGAATCAGGAAAGGATGCTATAGTAGTAGCTTCTAGTATAATTTTAGCACTACAAAGCATAGTAAGTAGAAATATATCACCATTAGATAGTGCAGTTTTGACAATTGGCAAAATTATGGGAGGAGAAGCTCAAAATATTATATGTGAAGAGGTTTCAATGAATGGAATATTAAGAACAATAAACAAAAATACAAGAAAAGAAATGATAAAAAGGATAGAAAATATAGTATCAGATATATGTAGAGCATTTGATTGTAAAGGAGAAGTATTATGGGGAAGCGATGGGTATCCTCCTGTAGTAAATGATGATTATCTAGTAGATATAGTAGCTGAAAGTACAGAAAAATTATTTGGAAAAGATAGATTTATACTAAAGGAGAAGCCATCTTTAGGAGGAGAAGATTTTTCTTATTATTTAGAAGAATGTAAAGGTGTTTTTTATCATATCGGTTGCAGGAATAGTAATCAAGAGGTTACTCAGCTTCATACTTCTACATTTAATATAGATGAAAGATGCTTAGAAGTAGGAACTCTAATGCATATAGCAAATGTTTTATATTTTAATAAAAATTAA
- the dinB gene encoding DNA polymerase IV, whose translation MVDNRKIIHIDMDAFYASIEQRDNPSLRGKPVIVGGRPESRGVVATCSYEARKYGIHSAMPSKTAYKRCPYAYFIRPRFEEYHKVSQKIRNIFYRYTDLVEPLSLDEAYLDVTKNKKGIKYATQIAKMIKKDILREVGLTSSAGVSYNKFLAKLASDYKKPNGLTVITPENKQEFLDKLPINKFFGVGKVTAKTLNNLGIKNGYDLRQLDISELESIFKNRGYVFYQFARGIDYREVKPHRERKSVGSETTLKNNLSIDDEEVLEILSQICEDVSHRLSYSNNLGKTITLKIKYDDFSQITRSLSLRNPIYKKEDIRTNVYELLKNVDTKNKQIRLLGVTVSNLVDSKKECTNVTIFEYINNMNNNTNLN comes from the coding sequence TTGGTAGATAATAGAAAAATAATTCATATAGATATGGATGCCTTTTATGCATCTATAGAGCAAAGAGATAACCCAAGTTTAAGAGGGAAACCTGTGATAGTTGGAGGGAGACCAGAAAGTAGAGGAGTTGTAGCTACTTGTTCATATGAAGCTAGAAAATATGGGATTCACTCAGCTATGCCATCAAAAACTGCATATAAGAGGTGCCCATATGCATATTTCATAAGGCCTAGATTTGAAGAATATCATAAAGTATCACAAAAGATAAGAAATATATTTTATAGATATACAGATTTAGTAGAGCCTTTATCTTTAGATGAGGCATACTTAGATGTTACTAAAAATAAAAAAGGAATAAAATATGCAACACAAATAGCTAAGATGATAAAGAAAGATATTTTAAGAGAAGTTGGATTAACTTCTTCTGCAGGGGTATCTTATAATAAATTTTTGGCTAAGCTAGCATCAGACTACAAAAAGCCTAATGGATTAACGGTAATAACACCAGAAAATAAACAAGAATTTTTAGACAAGCTCCCAATAAACAAATTTTTTGGAGTTGGCAAGGTAACAGCAAAAACACTAAATAATTTAGGAATAAAAAATGGATATGATTTAAGGCAATTAGATATTAGTGAATTAGAATCAATATTTAAAAATAGAGGTTATGTATTTTATCAATTTGCAAGAGGCATTGATTATAGAGAAGTTAAACCGCATAGAGAAAGAAAATCAGTTGGTTCAGAAACTACTTTAAAAAATAACTTAAGTATAGATGATGAGGAAGTTTTAGAGATACTTTCACAAATATGTGAAGATGTATCACATAGACTATCATATTCTAATAATTTAGGAAAAACTATAACTTTAAAAATAAAGTATGATGACTTTAGTCAAATAACAAGGAGCTTAAGTTTAAGAAATCCAATATATAAAAAAGAGGATATTAGAACTAATGTATATGAATTATTAAAAAATGTGGATACTAAAAATAAACAGATAAGATTACTAGGAGTAACCGTATCTAATTTAGTAGATTCTAAAAAAGAATGCACAAATGTAACTATATTTGAATATATAAATAATATGAATAACAATACTAATTTAAATTAA
- a CDS encoding metal-dependent transcriptional regulator: MNNEYYTFNEYIKNNKLSPSEEDYIEMIYRLYLENKKIKVAEVALALNVKIPSASKMVKRLSGKNLLEHERYGCINLSREGKKIGEKLLKRHDTIESFLKIIGVQNNLHEETEKIEHTIREETLEKISLLVGFLGENKSILKEFKDYILEKAMHINKNN; encoded by the coding sequence ATGAATAATGAGTATTACACATTTAATGAATATATAAAAAATAATAAACTTAGTCCTAGCGAAGAAGACTATATTGAGATGATATATAGATTATATCTAGAAAATAAGAAAATTAAAGTTGCTGAAGTTGCATTAGCGCTAAATGTAAAAATACCATCAGCAAGTAAGATGGTAAAAAGGCTGAGCGGTAAAAATTTATTGGAACATGAAAGATATGGATGTATAAATTTAAGTCGTGAAGGCAAGAAAATTGGAGAAAAATTATTAAAAAGGCATGACACTATAGAATCGTTTTTAAAAATTATAGGTGTTCAAAATAATCTTCATGAAGAAACTGAAAAAATTGAACATACTATTAGGGAAGAAACATTAGAAAAAATAAGTTTATTAGTAGGATTTTTAGGTGAAAATAAATCTATATTGAAAGAGTTTAAAGACTATATATTAGAAAAGGCGATGCATATTAATAAAAATAACTAA
- a CDS encoding tetratricopeptide repeat protein: MSFINTENKYINNGIRFFNLGNIYYYGLDVEKNFKKAFGLYLKASTFNIAEAFNMLGVLSFNGEGVNKNLEDSVYYFEKAKDLGNLTAMFNLALIYVFSEDKKDYCKAHAYLEKLVDLGYILAKDVLDYLYYNGYGENKDYNKALNYWINNDILDFSNINMNNDINIPYTIEDFGNFEELVIENSNFSDDIEDKRLIDADNYYNGTLGKIDYTKAFDIYLKLAEGGNGYAQIKVANMYKDGLGIEKDYTKSLKWYSKALSNSNK, translated from the coding sequence TTGAGTTTTATAAATACAGAAAATAAATATATAAATAATGGGATTCGATTTTTTAATTTAGGAAATATATACTATTATGGCCTAGATGTAGAAAAAAATTTTAAAAAAGCATTTGGTTTATATTTAAAAGCTTCCACTTTTAATATAGCTGAAGCTTTTAACATGCTCGGTGTTTTATCTTTTAATGGAGAAGGGGTAAATAAAAATTTAGAAGATAGTGTATATTACTTTGAAAAGGCTAAGGATTTAGGAAATTTAACTGCTATGTTTAACCTAGCATTAATCTATGTTTTCTCTGAAGATAAAAAAGACTATTGTAAAGCTCATGCCTATTTAGAGAAACTTGTCGATTTAGGCTATATATTAGCCAAAGATGTTTTGGACTATTTATACTATAATGGCTATGGAGAAAATAAAGACTATAATAAAGCATTAAATTATTGGATTAATAATGATATCTTAGATTTTTCTAATATAAATATGAATAATGATATTAATATTCCTTACACTATTGAAGATTTTGGCAACTTTGAAGAGTTAGTTATTGAAAATTCTAATTTTAGCGATGATATTGAGGATAAAAGACTAATAGATGCTGATAACTACTATAATGGGACTTTAGGTAAAATCGACTATACTAAAGCATTTGATATATACCTTAAATTAGCTGAAGGTGGGAACGGATATGCACAGATAAAAGTAGCTAATATGTATAAAGATGGACTTGGTATTGAAAAAGACTATACTAAATCTTTAAAGTGGTACTCAAAAGCACTTTCTAACTCTAATAAGTAG
- a CDS encoding FeoA family protein has protein sequence MTKLSDIDINSTVIVKQLLTDGYIRERMLALGLTDGALVHVIRKGPKNNLTVYDIRGAKIALRKEEGDNIIVSRI, from the coding sequence ATGACTAAGCTCAGTGATATAGATATAAACTCTACAGTTATAGTTAAACAACTTTTAACTGATGGATATATAAGAGAAAGAATGCTTGCTCTAGGTCTTACAGATGGTGCATTAGTTCATGTTATAAGAAAAGGACCTAAAAATAATTTAACAGTATACGATATAAGAGGAGCAAAAATAGCCCTTAGAAAAGAAGAGGGAGATAACATTATTGTTTCTAGAATTTAA
- a CDS encoding DUF1846 domain-containing protein, protein MKIGFDHKKYLEEQSKYILERVNNFDKLYLEFGGKLIGDLHAKRVLPGFDENAKIKVLQHIKEKVEVVICVYAGDIERNKIRGDFGITYDMEVLRLIDDLRSYELDVNSVVITRYEGQPATTVFINKLERRGIKVYKHAPTKGYPTDVDTIVSDEGYGANPYIETTKPIVVVTAPGPNSGKLGTCLSQLYHENKRGNAVGYSKFETFPVWNVPLKHPLNIAYEAATVDLKDVNMIDSFHLEKYGEMSVNYNRDLELFPVLKKIIEKITGKESIYQSPTDMGVNRVGFGIVDDEVVQEASRQEIIRRYFKTACEYKKGQVDKGAFERIQVIMQGLNLKPEDRTVVMPAREYSNKLKEAANKNDMCPVVAIELNDGVILTGKGSELMDATAAATLNAIKHLANIDDELHLISPAILEPIVNLKTKTLGSRNPELSCEEVLTALSICAVTNPTAQVVLDKLPLLKGAQAHSTTILSKSDEQTFRELGIDVTSDPEYPSQNLYYAN, encoded by the coding sequence ATGAAGATAGGATTCGATCACAAGAAATATCTAGAAGAGCAATCAAAATATATCTTAGAAAGAGTTAATAATTTTGACAAACTTTATTTAGAATTTGGTGGTAAGCTAATAGGAGATTTACATGCTAAAAGAGTATTACCAGGTTTTGATGAAAATGCCAAAATAAAAGTACTTCAACACATAAAAGAAAAAGTAGAAGTTGTGATATGTGTTTATGCAGGAGATATAGAAAGAAATAAGATAAGAGGAGACTTCGGTATAACTTATGATATGGAAGTTCTAAGACTTATCGATGATTTAAGAAGTTACGAATTAGATGTAAACAGCGTTGTTATAACAAGATATGAAGGACAACCTGCTACAACAGTTTTCATAAATAAATTAGAGCGTAGAGGAATAAAAGTATATAAGCATGCCCCAACAAAAGGTTACCCAACAGATGTTGATACAATAGTAAGTGATGAAGGATATGGAGCAAATCCATACATAGAAACTACTAAGCCTATAGTTGTTGTTACAGCTCCAGGTCCAAATAGTGGTAAGCTTGGTACTTGTTTAAGTCAGTTATACCATGAAAATAAAAGAGGAAATGCTGTTGGATATTCTAAATTTGAAACATTCCCAGTATGGAATGTACCTTTAAAGCATCCTTTAAATATAGCTTATGAAGCAGCTACAGTAGATTTAAAAGACGTAAATATGATAGACTCGTTCCATCTTGAAAAATACGGTGAAATGTCTGTAAACTACAATAGAGATTTAGAATTATTCCCAGTTCTTAAAAAAATAATCGAAAAAATAACAGGAAAAGAATCTATATATCAATCACCAACAGACATGGGTGTTAATAGAGTTGGATTTGGTATAGTAGATGATGAAGTTGTACAAGAAGCATCTAGACAAGAAATAATAAGAAGATATTTCAAGACTGCTTGTGAATACAAAAAAGGACAAGTTGATAAAGGTGCTTTTGAAAGAATACAAGTTATAATGCAAGGACTTAACTTAAAGCCAGAAGATAGAACAGTTGTTATGCCAGCAAGAGAGTACAGCAACAAATTAAAAGAAGCTGCAAATAAAAATGATATGTGCCCAGTTGTTGCAATAGAATTAAATGATGGGGTAATACTTACAGGTAAAGGTTCAGAATTAATGGATGCAACTGCAGCAGCAACATTAAATGCTATAAAACATTTAGCAAATATAGATGATGAATTACATCTAATATCACCAGCTATACTTGAGCCAATTGTAAACTTAAAAACTAAAACTTTAGGAAGTAGAAATCCAGAGTTAAGTTGTGAAGAAGTTTTAACTGCACTTAGCATATGCGCTGTTACAAACCCAACTGCACAAGTTGTACTTGACAAATTACCTTTATTAAAAGGAGCTCAAGCACACTCAACAACTATATTAAGTAAAAGTGATGAACAAACATTTAGAGAACTTGGAATAGATGTAACATCTGATCCAGAGTATCCATCGCAAAATCTTTACTACGCAAATTAA